GTGCTCTAGttactgtttaaatattttaaaactttatttacacaaatgtTAACCTGCCTGCCCACTATCCTATCACTTTTAAAGTTGAAACCAATCTTCTCTGGACAGTCATCTCCTTTAGGATTTAGAACCCCACCCCAAAATTTAAAACCCCAGAGGTGGGCACCTGAAACCTGATCTTGGTAAAGGTCAGGGGTCTCAAACTGGTGACCTTGCAGGCCAAATAAGACCCTTAATTTGTTTGACCAGCACtggaatacaattttttttaaagaattgaatgtctttggggagggggggcatgcGTCCCCAAATTACAGTCACAGCCTCCTCCTTGACCTGTCTTAACTTCAGGTCCTTTTCACTTTTATGGTACCTTCCTGTCTACTAAAAGCATTTGAATTTTAAACGCTTATTATTGATCTTCTGATTCCCCAAACAATACAATGATTGCTGATTTCTGAACATGTTGTTATATCTGTCCTATTATTGTATTTTGCAGATATTAAAACCCATCAGATCTGGGCCTCAATAAAACTCATCTCAGTGACTGTGATTGACATGTAGGTTGTTAACCTTCCTGACCTGGGTCAGGCAGTGCCAGGCCATGCTCTGAATGCCTTTCCAGAATTTTGAAAGTATTGTCTGGATGACAGAAGTGGCACCCGAGTCACCTGACTTGTGCTTAttagttgttgtttaatgggacattaaaactcttaattttgtaaataaaaagtcCACTATTTTGTAACCTTATATTCTGAGTGTCACCAATACAGTTATCTCCAAGGAGTTGGAAATGAAACAGTGTCACAGGTTATGATGTATTGCATCTTCtagtttttctgcatttttagactatttagaatatttaatcttaaatgtcaattaaaactattaaaatggcACAGTAATTCTGTCCCTTAAAGATTCTGCTTGGGGGCTTGGAGGGAGATTCTGCTTGCTGTATAGCCACTCCTTGGAGTAGGGAGGGGGAGGGTAGGGGAGGGGCCTAAAGGATTATGAGGGGTcttaaggaagaggaaggaaagggtatTTCTCTACACCCAGGGTCAAGGCTGAAGTGTACAGCCATCATTTTTGATTATcacgttgtttttttttcttatgcccTATTGAttgaaatgttagctatttttcaCCTAACTTCTTTGAATAACACATGTTTATCTTTGTGGGttgtaaataatataattaatttagtGTCCATTTTGCCTTGATGAGTCAGAGAGGAAAAGGTGGCCAAGACTGCCAAGTTAAAATTGTAGTGAATAGGCAGTCTGCCTgctttgtatattatatttttaaacttttgagcaCTTTTCTAAAGTTTTCCAAATATGAGAATTTAATGCTCATtgtaaagttattaaaaaaattactctaaaTACACTTAGCCCTATTTTTAGGAAGTACATAGGCACTGTTGGATCATTTATTTTAGGTGTGATTTATTGTCGCCATACCCATAATTAGGAACCTTTAATCCCCCAACCCCGCCATGCGCCATATATCCACTCACCACCTAGGAGTGCAGCCCTATCCTGCTCTAAATTACAAACTTTTTGTTTGGTGGGACTGTGCTgacaaattttgtttaaaaacgaGAAATTGCAAACTGGTGACCTGGAAGTCAAATGAGGTCCTGGATTTGTTCAACCTACGgtgtatacaaaaataatttaaaaatttaggtgGAAAATGTATGCCTAGGTTGCTATAGTTGCAGCCCCTCCCTATTTTAATCTTAGCCTCTTTACACAGAAtgttacatttctattttcttattaataacTTTATTAATAACTATCAATAACTTATTAATAACTTTAATAACTATTAATAATGTAATAACTAACAGTTATTAAATATTCACCCTGTGCCTTACCTGCATTGTTTAATTAAATCTATACTGTAAGTTTTTGAGTGTCCAATTTGATAGCTCAGCTCCTCCTAAGAGGCATCAATTAATATTTGCTGATTGATCGTATAATAAGGAGGGAAACTGATATACACATGTTGCTGCTCAGTGCCACTTCTGTCCCACAGGGAATTCTCTTTGGGAAGTCaaattgtggtcagaaaagtaaTTTAGATAATCTTGTGGGTTTTGTGgcagttgttgttgtttgttttgataaTCATTTACCTTCTGCATGGAGGTAGACCACATGACAGTTGGCCAAAgtgcccccttcccccagagTTGATGAATATAGGCATTGTGATTTTAagcccccacctttttttttttttttttttggttccctaTTAGCTGGAATATTAGCTGTGTTTCAGGTAACTTGTCTAATAACAGTTAATCATTTTGGCTTTACTTTGTGGTTTTATTCTGACTGGGTCTTTGACTTGAGAGGTTTTTGCTGTGCTCTCTTGATACAGAGTTGTTTGTTTACAATGTCTCAGTGTTCTTTTCTAGTCGGTGAAGGGAAGCTTGCTGTTGATATAGTTATGTGTTGTTGAGTCATAATGAACAGGTGACATTTGAGGAGGAAAAggttatttggatttttaaaaaatggggtgcTTTTTGTTATGCTTTGtttaattgattaatttctttctccccttttcaaggtttgcatttctttattaattACTGATGTAAACAAGTAGGGCAAAGAGATACTTTAAATACTcatgtatttaaagtatttttggtGGATACTTTAAATACTcatgtatttaaagtattttNNNNNNNNNNAGTATTTTTGGTGGATACTTTAAATACTcatgtatttaaagtattttggTGCATACTTTAAGTACTcatgtatttaaagtattttggTGGACACTCTAAATGCtaaattcttttttgtaatgtgCTGCTTTGAATGTACATGTTAAATTTATGCTTTTGTCTTCctttacagaaacaaaaagcttttgaaaacaaaaagaagaaagggtggAAGAGGAGGCCAGGACCCAGGCCTCCATCCCCACAGGAGCGAAGCTGCACCTGGGAGGTCCCCTCCCACTCCAACTCTCACCCTGGGGCCCGactgcccacctcctcctcctcctcctccccccaacggcccttcctcctcctcttcctcctgctcctcctcctcttcttcttcttcctcctcgcGCAGCGGCCAAAGAGGCCAGTACATCCCCAACCTGGCCGAACGAAGGCGGGACGATCTCTCTGAAGAGATCAACAACCTCAGAGAGAAGGTCATGAAGCAGTCAGAGGAGAACAACAACCTGCAGAACCAGGTGCAGAAACTCACGGAGGAGAACACCTCCCTCCGTGAGCAAGTGGAGCCCGCCCCTCAGGATGAGGAGGATGACCTCGAGCTCCGAGGTGCTGCGGCGGCCGCTGCCCCGCCCACTCCCATAGAGGAAGAGTGCCCAGATGACCTTCCCGAGAAGTTTGACGGCAACCCAGACATGCTGGTTCCTTTCATGGCCCAATGCCAGCTCTTCATGGAAAAGAGCACCCGAGATTTCTCAGTCGATCGCGTCCGCGTCTGCTTCGTGACCAGCATGATGACCGGCCGTGCCGCCCGCTGGGCCTCCGCGAAGCTGGAGCGATCCCACTACCTGATGCACAACTACCCAGCCTTCATGACCGAGATGAAGCACGTCTTTGAAGACCCTCAGAGGCGGGAGGCTGCCAAACGCAAGATCAGACGTCTGCGCCAAGGCATGGGGTCAGTCATCGACTATTCCAACGCCTTCCAGATGATTGCCCAGGACCTGGATTGGAATGAGCCCGCCCTGATTGACCAGTACCACGAGGGCCTCAGCGACCACATCCAGGCGGAGCTGTCGCGCCTTGAAGTGGCCAAGTCGCTGTCCGCACTGATAGGCCAGTGCATCCACATCGAGAGGAGGCTGGCCAGAGCAGCCGCGGCGCGCAAGCCTCGCTCCCCGCCGCGCGCGCTCGTTCTGCCGCACATCACCAGCCACCACCAGGTAGATCCCACCGAGCCTGTGGGAGGTGCCCGCATGCGCCTgacccaggaagaaaaggaacgACGCAGAAAGCTGAACCTTTGCCTCTACTGTGGGAATGGAGGTCACTACGCCGACAACTGTCCTGCCAAGGCCTCAAAGGCTTCGCCGGCGGGAAACTCCCCGGCCCCGCTGTAGAGGGACCTTCAGCGACCGGGCCAGAATTAATAAGGTCCCCACAAGATGATGCTTCATCTCCACACTTGCAAGTGATGCTCCAGATTCATCTTCCGGGCAGACACACCCTGTTCGTCCGAGCCATGATCGATTCTGGTGCTTCTGGCAACTTCATCGATCACGAGTACGTTGCCCAAAATGGGATTCCTCTGAGAGTCAAGGACTGGCCGATACTTGTGGAAGCAATTGACGGACGTCCCATAGCATCGGGCCCTGTTGTCCACGAAACACATGACCTGATCGTTGACCTGGGAGATCACCGCGAGGTGCTGTCATTCGACGTGACTCAGTCTCCGTTCTTCCCCGTTGTCCTCGGGGTGCGCTGGCTGAGCACACACGACCCCAACATCACGTGGAGCACCCGATCTATCGTCTTTGATTCTGAATATTGCCGATACCACTGCCGGATGTACTCTCCGATACCACCGTCGCTCCCCCCACCAGCGCAGCCGTCCTTCTACTACCCAGTGGATGGATACAGAGTTTACCAACCAGTGAGGTACTACTACGTCCAGAACGTGTACACTCCGGTGGATGAAAACGTCTACCCAGATCACCGTCTGGTTGACCCGACCATAGAGATGATCCCTGGAGCACACAGTATCCCCAGCGGACACGTGTACTCGCTGTCCGAGCCTGAAATGGCAGCTCTGCGAGATTTCGTGGCCAGAAACGTGAAAGATGGGCTGATCACCCCAACGATCGCCCCCAACGGAGCCCAAGTTCTCCAGGTGAAAAGGGGGTGGAAACTGCAAGTTTCCTACGACTGCCGAGCTCCCAACAACTTCACCATCCAGAATCAGTATCCTCGACTCTCTATTCCAAATTTGGATGACCAGGCTCACCTGGCGACATATACTGAATACGTACCTCAGATACCTGGATACCAAACGTACCCCACCTATGCCACGTACCCGACCTACCCGGTAGGATTCGCCTGGTACCCAGTGGGGCGAGACGGACACGGGCGATCGCTCTATGTCCCCGTGATGATCACCTGGAATCCGCATTGGTACCGCCAGCCTCCGGTACCCCAGTatccgccgccgcagccgccgccgccgccgccgcctccgccgccgccgccgtcttACAGCACCATGTGAGCACTTGTCGTGTCCTTCGAGATCTCTGCCCTCACATTTACTCCTGTTCAGCTTCTCAACCAATGACTGTGTGCCAAATTGGGCTACTGCATCTTCAGGCCAAACCTGAGGCACGGTCCTCTCTGAAACGGCTACGGAAAGGTCAGGGCCACCCTGGACGGGCACACGTCCTGAAAAGCACCAAAAGAGCGACAGAGCATTTACCAACAAATTCTCTCTTGGTTTTCCACCGTAACTGCCAACATAACGAAAATTCGTTGAAATCTCTGTCACCATCTGAATTAATAGGCTGCCAGATTCCACCTTTAACATTTACAGAGAAGCTGATACAAACACAGGAAATGCTGATTTCTCTATggagggggagatacagaggaggaggaggaggacatgaCTTGCAGTTTCGGTACCCTCTTTACATCATTGGAGGACCGACGCCTTATTAAGGAAGCCAGAATTGTTGGTGCAGTGTAAAACGGCTTCCGTGATCTTTTTGCTGCACCCTTAGAAACTTCACCATCTTCAGACTCCACATTCATGGTTCCGTTAATTCTCAAGGAGCAGCAACTAGACTGGTTCTCCCAGGAGCAGGCAAACCCCCTGCAACAGCAACACCTCAGGCCTCAGAAGGAAGTGCTCTCTCAGAAGGGACTCTGGCATGTTTAGAGTGTGCCTTCACACCCTGGTGCAAACCACATGTACCCAAGAACTCTGGCTTTCTCACAACACCTTACCATCATCATGCCAGTAATGGCTTCCATGAAGTGTTAAACCCGGTAATTAGAGACTATTGGTGATTACGTTTTGGTCACGCACGAGGGTTAATGAGTAGCAGCAAATCAAAAGGATTCCTAACCCATACCCACCTCTTAAGAGACTGAGTTAATGCTACCAATTTGTCCATCAGAAGAAATTTCACGGGTGTTGTTAACGGGCTGGAAGAGCCTCATCTGAAGTCTTGGAAGCATCTCTCCATGTGTCTGCCTCCATTTGCATCTGGGCATTTCATCAGCAGTCCCCTCACTAGACTATAGCATTAGGATGCTTAGAGAGGGGACACGAATTTAGCACCCAGACCCACACTCCTATGCCTGCGAGGGATATCTTTGAAGAAGAGGGATTGAGGCACTGGACATGGCCTTGAAGATACGGACTTCTTTTGTGAGCTTTAAATCCAGAGAGTGACCTGATGGGTAACCACTTTAAAAGAATCAAGAGTTCACACAACGGAAAGCGGTCCCCTCTAGGGGATGGAGAGGATAATAAGCTGCCAATGAATGAAAGGCCTCGAAGCAACTCAAATGACTCAAAGCAACGGACAACACAAGTGTTGTCTTCAGTCTGGTGATGACGTCTAGTCTCCTGGATGCTTTGTGCTAACCTGGGACTGCCTGACTTCTTTAGCCTGGTCTATTGCTACTACCTTGAACTGTTTGTCTAacctttctctttgtttaattCTTTACTACTGCCATTAACCCTGCTGCAGGATTCGTGTCATCTTTCCTGCCTGGTTGCTGAGACTCCATTTTGCTGCCATGCACggaggagaaagaggcaggcTTCAAGGGGCATGTGTTTCAATACACAACGTCCAATTGCCAAAACACAGTTTGAGCAGTAGGCCGTGTGGTACATATTTCCAATTGCTTATCATGAAGAGGAGTCCAACGGTGAAGTTTCATTTTTCATCCACATCATCTTTCATACATTCATTATCGTCCCCCCCCATTCTTGCAtgtttaaatacttaaaagttttaGCTGTAGATTAGTGGTGTCTTTTAACAGTGTTTTAAAGTGGTGACTGCTTTCAGAAGTTATTTCCATTGAATTACAAAGTTCTATCCAATTCTTACTGTTAAACTAATTAAAATGGATAAGTTAacatagtataaaatattttactgtgaaCTTCTCTTACAACACTGTGAATGAGAGTCCTCAGAACTGGAGTATTTGTATAGTGGTTTATCCCGTTAACCTTCAGTCTTCTATTTTAACATATACAAGTTCAATTTTATCAATTGGGCCTTTAACAAGTCACACAAAAAGATTTACAAATCCAAAGAAGATAACTAATTGGCTAGTTAATTCCAAAAAcgtttcctcccccccccccccttcagtgGAATCAGAAAGCTTGTCAGTCACCCACGTGTATTAgagtaattacttttaaaatggtgCGTTTGTGCTTCTGGACTATTTTGAAGCGTCACTTCAGTTTACCTCAGATCAATCCATCATCCATACATTTGATTCAAGTTGTTTTGTGTCAGACTTACAGTTGTCAATTGATCTTCAAGCTGCAGAGGACCTAGAAGTAGGTCATTTGTCTGCAGCCCTGTGGCATGTGCACACGGACATTTGCCATCACCGCAAGCAAACACCTGGAGACGTTGACCAACGAAAGCAGCGGTCAGGGAGAGCatggtgatggggatgaagaCCCTGACGCACATTTGGCTGTTTAGTAAAGCTTGTGGAAAACTTTGGGCAGTGTGTACTATGCTTTATTGCTATATATACTCTCTATTATACTATCTATAAATGTAGGTGTTAAGAATaagtaatttcaaatttattctatAGTATCAGGATTTAATAAGTTTCctttcactgaatttattttgttgctgttgattaTGTTAATTGGAcactttttttggcatttttcccacaaaaatgcctttattcattagaaaggaaagagcaaaggAATTAAATCTCTAAGGGAGTTAGAAAGGGAGCAAAATAAAGCATAAAGGACATAAATAAATCAGCATATCAGCATTATTAAGCAAAGCCGGTAGTCGACCTTTTTGAAACAAATTGGCAAACGTGATTAACTTTTGACCCAAATTTTCAGTGTTCATGAAATCAAGGAAGAAGAAGATATGAGCTCCCATTGTTGGGCGACCCTGGAGAGAACTAGTGAACGTCATCACACTAGGATATTGAGATGGAGGAAGTTTACATACATTTCTGAAGGGTCAATTTAGTTTGAGCAATGAGGTATTTGTATTGGATGCTGGAAAACAGAGAATTAGTTTGATTCAATCATGCAAGGTGGCACAATGGATAAAGAGGGCACATCTGTATCGTGcagtttggatttgtttttaagtttgcaGGTACCTCTTGGGCTCCTGGATTGATCTGGTTGTCATCCACCACAGACATCGAACATCAGATGCAGTTCCAAGATTGGCAACAGAGAACACTGCTGGAAAGACCCGGACAAAAATGAAGGATCACCTGCCGTGATGAAGAGCTGGGTGGGAACCGTTTATCTAAAGAATGAACATCTAGTGGGGTTGAAAGTTCTTTGTTGTCTCGGATTGTAGAAAACGATCAATTGAATTGGTCTGTGGAAATTgcgttgtttttatttctttatgtaatCATTTAAGTAATAGGGGATATATATAATGATAAGTATTTTAGGGTGGGAGGGACTATTAAGTAATCTTAAGTGGGTGGGGTTAGTTTAAAAGTTAGCATGATATTATGTATTAGATAACTCTATAAGTGGACATGTGTACTTACTTGTGATCCTTTACCCTATGATTGCTACCCTTAAAGATTTCAAATAAACTCAGAGGGAACTGCAGAGAGATCAACCTATTTAGGGCAGATTGGACATGGACAAAACTCTAGTGGGAAAAAGTTCAAAGATGATTAGATAAATCATTTAGAAGAGGCTCTTTGCCCTGGGTGTTAACTCCAGGGGTCCAGATTGTGAGCAAAGCCTTTGGAGAGTTACAGGATGAGTAGGTACTCTTTGAAAAATTCTTGCTGGAATGAAACTGGTAATGATGGaaggtaaatatttatggaagttACCGGAAAGTGATGATGCCCCTGTCAGTGGCCCTCCTACTtacccctgcctcctctccctacCACCTCCCTACCCTTCCCCATTTTATTGCTGTATTTCTCTCTATTTACTAATATTGTATTGatgttataataaaaattcaattaataaaGATTTAGTGGTTAAGTGCAAACTGTGTCCTGATCATTTCAGCGTCCACCGACATTAAAGGAACAGGGTGAGGgtgtggagtgggggagggggaggaagggagatgggAGGGTAGGgcaatgggggtggggaagtggagagggtgaggggaggaaaggagaggggagggtgaagcaatgggggtggggcaggggagagggtctgGGAGCctagagggagggtgggggtaaGTTTGGAAGTGGGGGGTCGTATAAAGAACACGTTAAACAACCCAGTATCAATTACCCAGAATACTCCAGGAAATCAACTAAATTATTCCCAGATGCAAAACTTTaacatataaagtaaaaataaagcacCACCATTAATGCTttatgaatataatataaaaacattaagatgCAAAACTTTAACATATAAAGCCACATAATGGTGAttctattaagaaaataaacttttaatatgAATCCCTCATGGAATACTTGatatttattaatagaaaaattataaaatcattaagGACTGAAAGGAAGACATACTAATGAAATAAGATGGAGAtgaataataagataatattaaaTAAGATGGGAAATGaacatgtggatttttaaaataccaattaaCGTTAACAGTGATCATGAAAGTCATATGAAGAAAAGGGACAAATGGGGTCCATGAGGCACTCATCCTATCATATTTCAAAACCTAATGACATCAGAGTTTGTAATAGTTTGCATACAAAACACTGACCAAGGGACACTTAATGTGCCAGTTTCAAGGGGTTGCTGGATTCATATGAC
The Panthera uncia isolate 11264 chromosome A2, Puncia_PCG_1.0, whole genome shotgun sequence genome window above contains:
- the PEG10 gene encoding LOW QUALITY PROTEIN: retrotransposon-derived protein PEG10 (The sequence of the model RefSeq protein was modified relative to this genomic sequence to represent the inferred CDS: inserted 1 base in 1 codon) produces the protein MRNKKLLKTKRRKGGRGGQDPGLHPHRSEAAPGRSPPTPTLTLGPDCPPPPPPPPPNGPSSSSSSCSSSSSSSSSSRSGQRGQYIPNLAERRRDDLSEEINNLREKVMKQSEENNNLQNQVQKLTEENTSLREQVEPAPQDEEDDLELRGAAAAAAPPTPIEEECPDDLPEKFDGNPDMLVPFMAQCQLFMEKSTRDFSVDRVRVCFVTSMMTGRAARWASAKLERSHYLMHNYPAFMTEMKHVFEDPQRREAAKRKIRRLRQGMGSVIDYSNAFQMIAQDLDWNEPALIDQYHEGLSDHIQAELSRLEVAKSLSALIGQCIHIERRLARAAAARKPRSPPRALVLPHITSHHQVDPTEPVGGARMRLTQEEKERRRKLNLCLYCGNGGHYADNCPAKASKASPXGKLPGPAVEGPSATGPELIRSPQDDASSPHLQVMLQIHLPGRHTLFVRAMIDSGASGNFIDHEYVAQNGIPLRVKDWPILVEAIDGRPIASGPVVHETHDLIVDLGDHREVLSFDVTQSPFFPVVLGVRWLSTHDPNITWSTRSIVFDSEYCRYHCRMYSPIPPSLPPPAQPSFYYPVDGYRVYQPVRYYYVQNVYTPVDENVYPDHRLVDPTIEMIPGAHSIPSGHVYSLSEPEMAALRDFVARNVKDGLITPTIAPNGAQVLQVKRGWKLQVSYDCRAPNNFTIQNQYPRLSIPNLDDQAHLATYTEYVPQIPGYQTYPTYATYPTYPVGFAWYPVGRDGHGRSLYVPVMITWNPHWYRQPPVPQYPPPQPPPPPPPPPPPPSYSTM